A genomic window from Salinicoccus sp. RF5 includes:
- a CDS encoding ABC transporter substrate-binding protein, producing the protein MKKFLFLILTAVFILGACGGFQIGDSESSNSSEEDNASGDTEGSDAEGSNGEKVTLDFWSFWGSEQRRPVIDKIIEDFNSSQDEIEVQHTYVPWGDIWTKNLAAIAAGDPPDVIINDINTVKLRAQEGQMEPITEFVDSDVESRFYDQMTEATMYEDEMYALPFNTDTQILFYNKDLFEEAGLDPEDPPSTWAEAEEYAAQLDVEEGGSYERIGFYPLIGSGTDVWMMNALGENYISPDGDVKIDTEPVHDTFNWILEQKNKYGENTITSINSQFENAQQDPFMAGNIGMMVQNANYYVQLRDFGQDMDFGVAPLPEKEEGNGHTSWGGGFVAEIPKGAKDPEASYKFIEFLTNHDSQLYWAENNFDLVAHEEAGSSAAESDEFSEAGQEVYSLMVENMDNTLLTPQPLVAPDFASTVNPTFESIISGNTTVEAGLEKAQSDLERIVENNR; encoded by the coding sequence ATGAAGAAGTTTCTATTTCTTATTTTAACGGCAGTTTTTATACTGGGAGCCTGCGGGGGATTCCAGATCGGGGATTCCGAAAGCTCCAACTCTTCAGAGGAAGACAATGCATCAGGCGATACGGAAGGCAGTGATGCTGAAGGCTCGAACGGTGAAAAGGTCACACTTGATTTCTGGTCATTCTGGGGATCCGAACAGAGGCGTCCGGTGATCGACAAGATCATCGAGGACTTCAACAGTTCTCAGGATGAAATCGAAGTACAGCATACTTATGTCCCGTGGGGTGACATATGGACCAAGAACCTTGCAGCGATCGCTGCCGGCGACCCGCCGGATGTCATCATCAATGACATAAACACGGTGAAGCTGAGGGCACAGGAGGGGCAGATGGAGCCGATCACGGAATTCGTCGACTCCGATGTCGAGAGCCGCTTCTACGACCAGATGACGGAAGCGACGATGTATGAGGATGAGATGTATGCCCTGCCGTTCAATACGGATACACAGATCCTCTTCTATAATAAGGATCTGTTCGAAGAGGCCGGACTGGATCCGGAAGATCCACCGTCCACATGGGCAGAGGCTGAGGAGTATGCCGCCCAGCTTGATGTAGAGGAAGGCGGCAGCTACGAACGCATCGGCTTCTATCCGCTGATCGGTTCGGGGACGGATGTATGGATGATGAACGCCCTCGGTGAGAACTACATCAGCCCTGATGGGGATGTGAAGATCGATACGGAACCTGTCCACGATACATTCAACTGGATTCTGGAACAGAAGAATAAATACGGGGAGAATACCATCACCTCAATCAACTCCCAGTTTGAAAACGCTCAGCAGGACCCATTCATGGCCGGAAACATCGGCATGATGGTACAGAACGCCAACTACTACGTCCAGCTCAGGGATTTTGGGCAGGATATGGACTTCGGTGTGGCACCACTGCCTGAAAAAGAGGAAGGGAACGGACATACTTCATGGGGCGGCGGCTTCGTCGCCGAAATACCAAAAGGCGCCAAAGACCCTGAAGCCTCCTATAAATTCATCGAATTCCTGACGAACCATGATTCACAGCTCTACTGGGCGGAGAACAATTTCGACCTCGTCGCCCATGAGGAAGCCGGCAGCTCAGCTGCAGAGAGTGATGAATTCAGTGAAGCAGGACAAGAAGTATATTCCCTCATGGTGGAGAACATGGACAATACACTGCTTACACCTCAGCCGCTCGTGGCTCCCGATTTCGCAAGCACGGTGAACCCGACGTTCGAATCCATCATCAGTGGGAATACAACCGTTGAAGCGGGACTGGAAAAGGCACAATCAGACCTTGAACGCATAGTTGAAAATAACAGATAG
- a CDS encoding L-cystine transporter yields MDALLVVINIIAFLLLIGALVFLKQRNVKFSHRVMIGLVLGLFFGAGLQLIYGVDGTVITNTMDWISIVGSGFVRLLQMIVMPLVFISILGAFAKMDVKEKFLKSGIKIIALLLGTTAIAAVIGISAALLFNLDASSLNLGEAENERALSLESTASEIEDQTLPQQLVSLLPANPFLDFTGDRAPSTIAVVLFAIFMGFSFVRLMQRNPESGEKIRTGIIALNDWVMQLVKIILALTPYGILAIMASTVATSNFQAIYDLGLFVVASYAALLTMYLVHLLLIGLTGLNPLQYFKKTAEALLFAFTSRSSAGTLPLNIQTQRTRLGVPASIANFSGSFGLSIGQNGCAGIYPAMLGIMIAPAAGVEINAQFIITLIAVTVIASLGIAGVGGGATFAAIIVLSTMNLPIALAAVLISIEPLIDMGRTAVNVSGSMTAGTITAKTNRSLDKDVYDERRYDELTAEA; encoded by the coding sequence ATGGATGCATTACTTGTCGTCATAAATATCATCGCCTTCCTGCTGCTCATCGGTGCCCTGGTGTTCCTCAAGCAGCGGAATGTTAAGTTCTCCCACCGTGTGATGATCGGCCTCGTCCTCGGGCTGTTCTTCGGCGCTGGACTCCAGCTGATCTATGGCGTGGACGGTACGGTCATAACAAATACGATGGACTGGATTTCCATTGTCGGCAGCGGATTCGTCCGGCTGCTGCAGATGATCGTCATGCCGCTCGTCTTCATTTCCATCCTCGGTGCTTTCGCAAAGATGGATGTAAAGGAGAAGTTTCTGAAATCAGGCATCAAAATCATCGCACTGCTGCTCGGCACCACCGCAATTGCTGCTGTCATCGGCATATCTGCCGCCCTGCTCTTCAACCTTGATGCTTCAAGCCTCAACCTGGGTGAAGCCGAAAATGAACGGGCACTCTCACTCGAGAGCACCGCTTCTGAAATCGAAGACCAGACACTTCCCCAGCAGCTTGTATCACTGCTGCCGGCCAATCCTTTCCTTGACTTCACAGGAGATCGGGCCCCTTCCACGATTGCAGTCGTCCTCTTCGCCATCTTCATGGGATTCAGCTTCGTCCGTCTCATGCAGCGCAATCCCGAGAGCGGTGAAAAGATCAGAACAGGCATCATCGCCCTGAACGACTGGGTCATGCAGCTGGTCAAAATCATTCTTGCCCTGACCCCATATGGGATCCTGGCGATCATGGCCTCTACTGTGGCCACTTCGAACTTCCAGGCAATATACGATCTTGGACTGTTCGTCGTTGCTTCATATGCTGCACTGCTGACGATGTACCTCGTTCATCTCCTGCTGATCGGGCTGACAGGACTGAATCCACTCCAGTACTTCAAGAAGACGGCGGAAGCACTGCTGTTTGCCTTCACTTCCCGTTCAAGCGCCGGCACACTGCCGCTCAACATACAGACGCAGCGGACGAGACTCGGCGTACCGGCAAGCATAGCCAACTTCTCGGGGAGCTTTGGACTATCCATCGGTCAGAATGGGTGTGCCGGCATCTACCCTGCAATGCTCGGCATCATGATTGCACCGGCGGCCGGTGTTGAAATCAACGCGCAGTTCATCATTACGCTGATTGCCGTGACGGTCATCGCCTCCCTTGGGATCGCCGGTGTCGGTGGCGGTGCAACATTCGCAGCAATCATCGTCCTGTCAACGATGAACCTGCCGATTGCCCTCGCCGCCGTCCTCATCTCCATCGAACCCCTGATTGATATGGGAAGGACAGCCGTCAACGTCAGCGGTTCGATGACGGCCGGAACGATAACCGCAAAGACGAACCGCTCATTGGACAAAGATGTCTATGATGAAAGACGCTACGATGAACTCACAGCAGAAGCATAG
- a CDS encoding UvrD-helicase domain-containing protein, giving the protein MKILSFEEEARHLTFIVDFLKVFNADLKDRQSTTAQGILDTRQDINENISNVVDFADGNVMEFVQMLPEIRRTEMNYNYIETMRERTERMIPKPYFGKITVDGEPIYIGTGTIKNRDNDILIYDWRTPVASLFYENTTGDLSYRIPDGSRIDATVEQRRQFIIEDSRLLNMFDSDVYIGDEILQRMITDSSQSKLKNIVSTIQQEQNDVIRLPLSQDTLVYGPPGSGKTSLAMQRIAFLLYQHKETLNPENILLISPNEVFNDYLSDVLPELGENHVRNTTFFRLISHFPYFKGRHFEHVYDNIKRLRQDDEGHDIYEFKNSLEYFKSLHGFMKQLETDGMEFRTLQGENGLFASREELVHTFYNELGGHPISRRLSKMQERLLSRYTEEVKRLTNERYRELRDSNKYIGEAHELKKEAHDFAKKQLKTVHRQVALFRFVHFEKLYVNSIYDRKFRNMTVRSVKENDFKYEDIAPLLYMYIHLLGRHDRQIQHVLIDEVQDYSNIQYYVMRHYYRKATFTSLGDPNQQIHPGRKDALIAKNHIQKKLERSYRSTNQINAFLNSIIPDSIQSASVDGDEVQKVHTEDELGYVRDILRSGEYPQVAIITPSREAADHYYAQLEDEFPQMKNLGETDTLYNQSFIILPYYLSKGFEYNTVILTDAQSYSDSKHILYVLASRATRHLHLLNPTE; this is encoded by the coding sequence ATGAAAATTCTATCATTTGAAGAAGAAGCCCGGCATCTCACCTTCATCGTCGATTTTCTCAAAGTATTCAATGCAGATCTGAAGGACAGGCAAAGCACCACAGCCCAAGGCATACTGGATACACGGCAGGACATCAATGAAAACATCTCAAATGTCGTCGACTTTGCAGATGGCAATGTCATGGAATTCGTCCAGATGCTGCCGGAGATCAGAAGAACCGAAATGAACTACAACTATATAGAAACGATGCGTGAACGCACAGAACGCATGATACCAAAACCCTACTTCGGCAAGATCACCGTCGATGGGGAGCCGATCTACATCGGCACCGGCACAATAAAGAACCGGGACAACGACATCCTCATCTACGACTGGCGCACCCCGGTTGCGAGCCTGTTCTATGAGAATACGACAGGCGACCTGTCATACCGCATCCCGGACGGCAGCAGAATAGATGCGACGGTCGAACAGAGGCGCCAGTTCATCATCGAGGACAGCCGCCTCCTCAACATGTTCGACAGCGACGTTTATATAGGAGATGAAATACTCCAGCGCATGATCACCGACTCCTCCCAGTCCAAGCTGAAGAACATCGTCTCCACCATCCAGCAGGAGCAGAATGACGTCATCCGTCTTCCCCTGTCGCAGGATACGCTCGTCTATGGACCACCGGGCAGCGGAAAGACTTCCCTTGCCATGCAGCGGATTGCATTTCTGCTGTACCAGCATAAGGAGACCTTGAATCCTGAGAACATACTGCTCATTTCACCGAATGAAGTGTTCAACGACTACCTGTCGGACGTGCTGCCCGAACTCGGCGAAAACCATGTGCGCAACACGACATTCTTCCGCCTCATCTCGCACTTCCCCTACTTCAAGGGGAGGCACTTCGAACATGTCTACGACAACATCAAACGCCTGAGGCAGGACGACGAAGGGCACGACATCTATGAATTCAAGAATTCCCTCGAATACTTCAAGTCGCTTCACGGCTTCATGAAGCAGCTCGAGACCGACGGCATGGAGTTCAGGACACTGCAGGGTGAAAATGGGCTGTTCGCAAGCAGGGAAGAGCTTGTCCACACATTCTATAATGAACTCGGCGGCCACCCCATAAGCAGGCGCCTCTCGAAGATGCAGGAAAGGCTGCTCAGCCGGTATACCGAGGAAGTCAAAAGGCTGACGAACGAAAGATACAGGGAACTGCGCGACAGCAATAAGTACATCGGCGAGGCGCACGAACTCAAGAAAGAGGCGCATGACTTCGCCAAGAAGCAGCTGAAGACCGTGCACCGGCAAGTCGCCCTCTTCCGCTTCGTCCATTTCGAGAAATTGTATGTTAACTCGATCTACGACAGGAAATTCCGCAACATGACCGTGCGTTCCGTCAAGGAGAATGACTTCAAATATGAAGACATCGCCCCTCTTCTCTACATGTACATCCACCTCCTCGGCAGGCACGACAGGCAGATCCAGCACGTACTGATCGATGAGGTGCAGGACTATTCGAACATCCAATACTATGTCATGCGACACTACTACAGGAAGGCGACATTCACGAGCCTGGGCGATCCGAACCAGCAGATCCATCCCGGCAGGAAGGATGCACTGATCGCCAAAAACCATATACAGAAAAAGCTGGAGCGCTCCTACCGCTCCACAAACCAGATCAATGCATTCCTTAACAGCATCATCCCGGATTCCATACAGTCCGCCTCCGTCGACGGCGATGAGGTGCAGAAAGTGCACACTGAAGATGAACTCGGCTATGTCAGGGACATACTGCGCTCCGGGGAATATCCGCAAGTCGCCATCATCACCCCTTCAAGAGAAGCAGCCGACCACTATTATGCACAGTTGGAGGATGAGTTCCCACAGATGAAGAACCTCGGGGAGACGGACACGCTGTACAACCAGTCATTCATCATCCTGCCCTACTATCTGTCGAAGGGGTTCGAGTACAACACCGTCATCCTGACGGATGCACAATCCTACAGCGATTCGAAGCATATACTGTATGTTCTGGCCTCCCGGGCAACAAGGCATCTCCATCTGCTCAACCCGACTGAATAG
- a CDS encoding pyruvate kinase produces MDRKKALPLLEEVMEIRASVEQEGDWLFKEWDSTPIREGYRNSARNLAYYMAFRRKDMRELQEKLIPWGVSSLGRLEADVLGTLNAVTRTLGYIADEDVSDIDYRSSDSFLDRNSALRRNSDDIFGPPRNGRDTRILVTMPSAAGSDYELVKTLVESGMNMARINCAHDDADTWSGMIGNIRKAEDETGLECRVLMDISGPKIRTRHLLTSMRNPKLKVGERFLLSNAESMTLPKKVEIALNTSVPEVIGKITPGQKIKIDDGHIEAEAVEQTDDGIICEVERTVKEGGVKVKTEKGINLPDLDFKLPVLTEKDYRDLDFAVQHADAIAFSFIKDVEDIDLIEDALSERLPEDRKGIPSIAKIETPEGIRNLPDIIQRAAGARPFGVMLARGDLAVEIGYERLSEIQEELLWICEAAHVPVIWATQVVESLVKTGIPTRSEISDVVAGSRAECIMLNKGEYIADGVDVVSEILEKFEDHHYKKTSMLRALGIANHTFNNRG; encoded by the coding sequence ATGGACAGGAAGAAAGCACTCCCGCTGCTTGAAGAGGTCATGGAAATCAGGGCTTCTGTAGAACAGGAGGGGGATTGGCTGTTTAAGGAATGGGACAGCACACCGATACGCGAAGGATACAGGAACAGTGCCAGGAATCTGGCATACTATATGGCCTTCAGACGGAAGGATATGAGGGAACTGCAGGAAAAACTGATTCCCTGGGGTGTTTCGTCGCTTGGGCGTCTGGAGGCGGATGTGCTCGGTACACTGAATGCGGTCACCCGGACACTCGGCTACATTGCTGATGAGGATGTGTCGGATATCGACTACCGCTCCTCGGACTCCTTTTTGGATCGCAACTCGGCCCTCCGGCGGAATTCTGATGATATCTTCGGGCCGCCGCGCAACGGCAGGGACACACGCATCCTTGTAACGATGCCGTCGGCCGCCGGCAGCGACTATGAACTGGTGAAGACACTGGTTGAATCTGGAATGAACATGGCGCGCATCAACTGTGCGCATGATGACGCGGACACATGGTCCGGAATGATCGGCAACATACGTAAAGCGGAAGATGAGACCGGCCTCGAATGCCGGGTGCTGATGGATATCAGCGGCCCTAAAATACGGACCCGGCATCTGCTCACTTCCATGCGCAATCCGAAGCTCAAGGTGGGGGAGAGATTCCTCCTCTCGAATGCGGAATCGATGACGCTGCCGAAAAAGGTTGAAATTGCGCTCAACACTTCCGTGCCTGAGGTGATCGGGAAGATAACACCGGGCCAGAAGATCAAGATAGATGACGGGCACATTGAAGCAGAAGCGGTGGAGCAGACGGATGACGGCATCATCTGTGAAGTGGAAAGGACCGTGAAGGAAGGCGGGGTGAAGGTGAAGACCGAAAAGGGGATCAATCTGCCGGATCTCGACTTCAAACTGCCGGTCCTGACGGAAAAGGACTACAGGGACCTCGATTTCGCGGTTCAGCACGCTGATGCCATCGCCTTTTCCTTCATCAAGGATGTCGAGGACATCGACCTCATTGAAGATGCATTGTCAGAGCGTCTGCCTGAGGACCGGAAGGGGATACCAAGCATCGCAAAGATAGAAACGCCCGAGGGCATCAGGAATCTGCCCGACATCATCCAGCGCGCAGCAGGCGCACGGCCTTTCGGCGTGATGCTTGCCCGCGGGGATCTTGCAGTCGAGATTGGCTACGAACGGCTGAGTGAAATCCAGGAAGAGCTACTCTGGATATGCGAGGCTGCCCACGTGCCTGTCATATGGGCGACCCAGGTGGTGGAGTCGCTCGTGAAGACAGGCATACCGACGCGTTCGGAGATTTCCGATGTGGTGGCCGGATCGCGTGCCGAATGCATCATGCTGAACAAGGGTGAATATATCGCAGACGGCGTCGACGTGGTATCCGAAATCCTGGAGAAATTCGAGGACCACCACTACAAGAAGACATCGATGCTCCGGGCACTCGGCATCGCCAATCATACGTTCAACAATAGGGGATAG
- a CDS encoding amidohydrolase family protein, with protein MGKLFIKNVNLIDGTGSELVQNTNVLVEDGRFKAIGAEESAAEGAEVLDGAGQYMLPGMIDAHVHMMMEFKPLEQRLVTPFSYNFYAAMEYLNRTLNAGVTTVRDALGSDLGLKKAIEDGLVRGPRMQISVNALTITGGHGDGFNYSGVVTDLMQPHPGMPHGICDGVEEVRKKTREMLRAGADIIKVHATGGVSSPTDHPKFTQFSLEELKVIVEEAKFRNGVKVMAHAQGLEGVRQCVEAGIHSIEHGIFLDDEVCGMMKDQGTYLVPTLLAPVSVLEFAEELGMAKTAVEKSEEVIEIHKESFTRAYKAGVKIAMGTDAGVFKHGTNLRELELMVECGMTPGDAITASTKTAAECMGYTDLGLVKEGYVADFIFSKENPLENIGALKDNDNIKVVAKEGVVYKNIIGE; from the coding sequence ATGGGAAAACTTTTCATCAAAAATGTCAATCTGATAGACGGGACCGGTTCTGAACTGGTGCAAAATACGAATGTACTCGTGGAGGATGGCCGCTTCAAGGCGATCGGTGCCGAGGAGTCGGCAGCAGAGGGTGCAGAAGTGCTGGATGGTGCAGGACAGTACATGCTGCCGGGCATGATCGATGCGCACGTGCACATGATGATGGAATTCAAGCCGCTCGAACAGCGGCTCGTCACTCCGTTCTCATATAATTTCTATGCCGCGATGGAATATCTGAACCGTACGCTCAATGCAGGCGTGACGACGGTACGCGATGCCCTCGGCAGTGACCTTGGACTGAAGAAGGCGATAGAGGATGGCCTGGTCAGGGGGCCGCGCATGCAGATCAGTGTCAACGCTCTGACGATCACAGGAGGACATGGGGACGGCTTCAACTACTCTGGCGTCGTGACGGACCTCATGCAGCCGCACCCGGGCATGCCGCACGGTATATGCGATGGTGTGGAGGAAGTGCGCAAAAAGACGCGTGAGATGCTGAGGGCGGGTGCCGACATCATCAAGGTCCACGCGACGGGCGGGGTATCGAGCCCGACCGACCATCCTAAATTCACCCAGTTCTCGCTTGAAGAACTGAAGGTCATCGTGGAAGAGGCGAAATTCCGGAACGGCGTCAAAGTCATGGCGCACGCCCAGGGGCTGGAAGGCGTCAGGCAATGTGTGGAGGCGGGCATCCATTCCATCGAGCACGGCATATTCCTCGATGATGAAGTATGCGGCATGATGAAGGATCAGGGGACATACCTCGTACCGACGCTGCTGGCACCGGTATCCGTCCTCGAGTTCGCCGAAGAGCTCGGGATGGCGAAGACTGCTGTAGAGAAGTCTGAGGAAGTCATCGAAATACACAAGGAAAGCTTCACGCGTGCATATAAGGCCGGCGTCAAGATTGCCATGGGTACCGATGCAGGCGTCTTCAAGCATGGCACGAACCTGCGGGAGCTTGAACTGATGGTGGAATGCGGCATGACCCCGGGTGATGCCATCACGGCTTCCACCAAGACCGCCGCGGAGTGCATGGGCTATACGGACCTTGGTCTCGTCAAGGAAGGCTATGTCGCCGACTTCATCTTCTCGAAGGAGAATCCATTGGAGAACATCGGTGCTTTGAAGGATAACGACAACATCAAGGTCGTCGCAAAAGAAGGCGTCGTATACAAGAACATAATAGGAGAATGA
- a CDS encoding diacylglycerol kinase family protein — MKKAALIINRKSGKKKKPPVEYGVLRALHGQNYEVEVLYTDGSDAKELAMEASRYAELIVSSGGDGTIGEIMDGMVECGSEAALSILPAGTVNDYTRALGLPLDMNEAIRNLSKPQKTVEADVIRFNGRHAAYLIALGDFMESFTGVSSKVKNRFGILAYLYAGLHALFTMKNYRVKIDADEEKVMSDSILTIVANTSSVGSFDRLLPEARIDDNHLHVINIVPSTPKEIVEIIIAAFRGRLTGHSNVHYMRTKKLFLDTDRLEVMDVDGDAEDFSAMDIEIVPACVRINVPEGHAE, encoded by the coding sequence ATGAAGAAGGCAGCGCTGATCATCAACAGAAAATCAGGGAAGAAGAAAAAGCCGCCGGTCGAATATGGTGTGCTCCGTGCCCTCCACGGCCAGAACTATGAAGTGGAAGTATTATATACGGACGGATCCGATGCAAAGGAGCTCGCTATGGAAGCGTCACGGTATGCAGAGCTGATCGTGTCTTCCGGCGGTGACGGCACCATCGGTGAAATCATGGACGGTATGGTTGAATGTGGTTCTGAGGCGGCCCTGTCGATCCTCCCGGCCGGCACCGTCAACGATTATACACGCGCCCTCGGCCTCCCCCTCGATATGAATGAGGCGATCCGGAACCTGTCGAAGCCACAGAAGACGGTTGAAGCGGATGTCATCCGGTTCAACGGCCGCCATGCAGCCTATCTGATTGCACTGGGTGATTTCATGGAGTCCTTCACGGGGGTCAGCTCCAAAGTGAAGAACAGGTTCGGCATACTTGCCTACCTCTATGCAGGGCTGCATGCACTGTTCACCATGAAGAACTATCGGGTGAAGATAGATGCGGACGAAGAGAAGGTGATGAGCGATTCGATCCTGACGATCGTCGCCAATACATCATCCGTCGGCAGTTTCGACAGACTGCTGCCTGAAGCGCGGATCGATGACAACCATCTTCATGTCATCAACATCGTGCCCTCCACCCCGAAGGAAATCGTTGAAATCATCATCGCGGCGTTCCGGGGCAGGCTGACCGGGCACAGCAATGTCCATTATATGCGCACGAAGAAGCTGTTCCTCGATACAGACAGGCTGGAAGTGATGGATGTCGATGGGGATGCCGAAGACTTCAGCGCCATGGATATAGAAATCGTGCCCGCCTGTGTCCGCATCAATGTGCCGGAGGGTCATGCCGAATGA
- a CDS encoding YitT family protein: MKIRDRLKRINFEKRRVSFAPKITQQTLINIATVIIGSFIFAIGVNSFMIAGNLGEGGVTGLAIILYYAFDISPALSNLVLNSILLAVGFKYLSKRSMYYTIVVVILTSFFLWVTETWHVQSDEILVNTVFGGMFVGLGIGLIIRIGATTAGTTILARLVNKYMDINVSYALLFFDLVVITIGLTVMTLEQVLLTVIALYIATKVMDFIIEGMNPKKAITIISDHPERLGKMINSEIRRGVTIMNGRGFYTQEDKDILYVVINKNQLTRLKRLIKRYDENAFVVVHDVNSVLGNYFI, encoded by the coding sequence GTGAAGATCAGAGATAGGCTCAAGCGCATCAATTTTGAAAAAAGAAGAGTTTCATTCGCACCAAAGATCACGCAACAGACCCTGATCAACATTGCTACGGTAATCATCGGGTCTTTTATTTTTGCCATTGGGGTCAATTCGTTCATGATTGCCGGCAATCTCGGGGAGGGCGGCGTCACCGGGCTCGCAATCATCCTCTATTATGCATTTGATATCTCCCCGGCCCTGTCGAACCTTGTGCTGAACTCCATTCTGCTCGCCGTCGGCTTCAAGTATTTGAGCAAACGTTCGATGTATTATACGATCGTTGTTGTAATCCTGACGTCATTCTTCCTATGGGTGACGGAGACCTGGCATGTGCAGTCGGATGAAATACTGGTCAACACAGTGTTCGGCGGGATGTTCGTCGGACTTGGCATCGGTCTGATCATACGGATCGGCGCAACGACGGCAGGTACGACGATCCTTGCCCGGCTGGTCAATAAATATATGGACATCAACGTATCCTACGCGCTCCTGTTCTTCGACCTGGTCGTCATCACCATCGGCCTGACCGTCATGACGCTCGAACAGGTGCTGCTGACGGTCATCGCCCTATACATCGCAACGAAGGTCATGGACTTCATCATTGAAGGTATGAACCCGAAGAAGGCCATCACCATCATCTCCGACCATCCCGAGCGGCTCGGCAAGATGATCAACAGCGAAATCAGGCGCGGCGTCACGATTATGAACGGCCGCGGCTTCTACACGCAGGAGGACAAGGACATCCTCTATGTCGTCATCAACAAAAACCAGCTGACACGGCTCAAGCGCCTCATCAAACGATATGATGAGAACGCATTCGTCGTGGTGCACGATGTGAACAGCGTGCTCGGCAACTATTTCATATAG
- a CDS encoding GNAT family N-acetyltransferase, translating into MIELSTGRDIGYDDIEQLYRSKGHTSYDKRMDALFEAVMASDYLVTAWDSGQLIGLIRSSGDLMFTQYVADFVIHPDHQSKGVASKLMDAYLEAADDVEKVYLMMQGPTSAFTRNWLIHKGFETRGSDPSSIYLKTKRK; encoded by the coding sequence ATGATTGAACTTTCTACAGGCAGGGACATCGGCTACGATGATATTGAACAGCTCTACAGGAGCAAGGGACATACATCCTATGACAAGCGGATGGATGCACTATTCGAGGCTGTGATGGCTTCCGACTATCTCGTCACGGCCTGGGATTCCGGCCAGCTCATCGGCCTGATCCGGTCCTCCGGGGACTTGATGTTCACCCAGTATGTCGCGGATTTCGTCATCCACCCGGACCACCAGTCAAAAGGGGTCGCCTCGAAACTGATGGACGCCTATCTGGAGGCGGCTGATGATGTGGAGAAGGTCTATCTGATGATGCAGGGGCCGACCAGTGCCTTCACGAGGAATTGGCTGATACATAAAGGATTTGAAACGAGGGGGAGCGACCCTTCGTCCATCTACCTGAAAACGAAGAGGAAATGA